The following are encoded in a window of Panicum virgatum strain AP13 chromosome 5N, P.virgatum_v5, whole genome shotgun sequence genomic DNA:
- the LOC120673449 gene encoding psbP domain-containing protein 5, chloroplastic-like yields MAAALLSPSPSLPSPNSQSSLRPRSGGALGAGAARVPLPRRRIRVLTSCSREPAAGNRWLEVERRRLLLSGLMSSVAIALPISESYAAMETDEDVKMRTQVDEINAYSFLYPVELPGKKFSFKWVESRKPERYSSAAPLSPDARQRIVSERVDMIHNVVISVSIGPPNSRFLPSKDKSSWDPKDVADCILSDRSTLKVTTGQRMTESSVLDAHCTEVDGEPYWYYEYLVRKSPTKSAPEPNLFRHNVACTAERDGYLYSLNASTLSKQWESMGPFLQKTVASFRLLPPTDSYVPPYKDPWRFW; encoded by the exons atggcggcggctctcctctccccttctccctctctcccgaGCCCCAACTCACAGTCCTCGCTTCGCCCAAG GAGCGGGGGCGCGCTCGGCGCGGGAGCAGCGCGCGTTCCACTACCGAGGAGGAGGATCCGTGTGCTCACCTCGTGCTCTCGCGAGCCTGCTGCCGGGAACCGCTGGTTGGAGGTGGAAAGGAGGCGCCTTCTCCTCTCCGGGCTCATGTCTTCTGTCGCAATCGCACTCCCAATTTCAG AATCATATGCTGCCATGGAGACTGATGAAGATGTGAAGATGAGGACGCAAGTTGATGAGATCAATGCATATTCTTTTCTTTACCCTGTCGAACTACCAGGAAAGAAATTCTCCTTCAAATG GGTAGAGTCCAGAAAACCGGAACGATACTCCTCTGCAGCGCCACTATCGC CTGATGCACGGCAACGTATTGTATCGGAGCGAGTTGACATGATACATAATGTTGTCATCTCAGTCTCG ATTGGGCCACCAAATTCACGTTTTTTACCTTCAAAAGACAAGAGTTCATGGGATCCAAAAGATGTTGCTGATTGCATTTTGTCTGATAGATCTACCCTG AAAGTAACGACTGGCCAGCGCATGACAGAGAGCTCTGTCCTTGATGCACACTGTACAGAG GTTGATGGAGAACCGTACTGGTATTATGAGTATCTAGTTCGGAAATCGCCAACGAAGTCA GCACCAGAACCAAATTTGTTTCGACATAATGTAGCGTGCACTGCTGAGCGAGATG gGTACCTGTACTCACTAAATGCTTCCACTCTCAGCAAGCAGTGGGAATCT ATGGGACCTTTTCTACAAAAGACTGTGGCATCCTTTCGCCTTCTCCCCCCTACAGACAGCTACGTTCCTCCTTACAAGGATCCTTGGAGATTTTGGTGA